CATCGGCGTCTTCGCCATCTTGTATATCTACCTCGTCAGCTTCGCCAACCTCGTGTGTAGCGACGTGGTCAACAACTTTATGAACAGCGCCTCGCGCTTCGGCTTTTTGAGCAACCTCATCTACAACCTCGGTAAGAGCGCGTTGTACGGGTTGTTGTATTTGGTGACCTACCTGCCCGCCACCGCATGCTCGGTGGCCGTGACCTATTTCGTCGGCTACGGGCTCGTCAAAGGAGGCGCGTTCCTCTTGGCGTTCCCCGCGTGCTGTATGACCTTCCTCGTGTTGCAATCCTTGGTGCTGACGGTATTCGCAGGCTGGTTGCCCGCCATCGTCGTGGACAAGAAAAGCGTGGCCAAAGCGTTGGTCGAGGGGCCGAAGTCCATTCTCAAAGACCACTTCGGCTACTGCTGGATGACCATGTTCGTCACCATGTTCTTGTGCTTCATCTTCGTGATGATCTCCACGTTCTTCACCTTCGGGTTCGGCTTTATCATCGCCTTCCCCACCGCCGTGGTCGCCGTCAAGATATTGGAATTGGTCTTCTACTTCAACGCGCACGGCTACAAGTTCTACGAAACCGACAAAAAGGTCGCCGAGGAAACCCTCCCCAAAATGGAATAGCCGTTCAAAACTCTGCATTACAAATTACAAACGCATCGTACGCATACGAAGCGACAACGAAAAGTCTCCGTCGGAAGGTCGGCGGAGACTTTTCGTAACCTTTTCGCGCAAATGCGCCTTGCGAATAGCGTTATTTCTTGCCGCCCGCACGCATCGCGTTGAGAATGGCCAACACCGCCACGCCCACGTCCGCGCCCACGGCCAGCCACATCATCACGGCCGACTGCGCCACGGGGGTGAAACTCAACGCCATCACGCCCAATTTGACGCCCAACGCAAAGACGATATTTTCCACGACGATGCGTTTGGTTTTGAAAGATATGCGGCGTAGTTTGGGTATTTGTGTCAGGCTGTCGTACATCAACACCACGTCCGCGCTCTCGATGGCCGCGTCCGAGCCTACGCCGCCCATCGCCACGCCTACGGCGGCCGTGGCGATGACGGGTGCGTCGTTGATGCCGTCCCCGACGAAGGCAACGGTCTTGCCCTCTTTTTGCCATTCGACCACCTTGTTGACCTTGTCTTCGGGCAAGGTCTCGGCGTAATAGGCGTCCACGCCCACCTCTTGGGCCACTTCGGCCACGATGGACGCGCTGTCGCCCGACAGCATAATGGTTTCGATTTGTTGCTCCTTGACGGTCTCGATGGCTTGGCGGCTATCCGCTTTGACGGTGTCTTTGATGGATATACAGCCGACCAAAGCCCCGTTTTGGGCGACGTAGACCACCGTTCCGACCGACGTCGGGCACGCAGCCACATCCACGTCGTAGGCCGCCATCAACGAGGCGTTACCGGCCAAAACGACGGCTTCTCCGTTGCGCGCCACCATACCTTTGCCCCGTATCTCCTCTATCGCGTACGCTTCGGCGTCAGACGCGTTTTCGGTCGCATACGCGTCGCATATCGACTTGGCGATGGGGTGATTGCTATGCCGCTCGCAAAGGTAGGCGAGCGACAGCACCTCTCGACGCTTGTCCTCGGGCCATACGGACGACACGGCGAACCGCCCTTCGGTCACGGTGCCCGTCTTGTCCATCACCAACATATCGACCTTGGTGACGGCGGCGAACACGTGGCCGCCCTTGATGAGAATGCCCATCCTGCCCGCTAAGCCGATGGCGCCGAAGTAGGTCAAAGGCACGCTGATGACCAAGGCGCACGGGCAACTGACCACCAAAAAGACCATCGCCTTTTTGAGCCAAAACGCCCAAGTGGGCCAATCGTTGTAGTGAATGCATAGCGGCACGACCACGCCGATGATCAACGCGATGCCGACCACGATGGGGGTATAGAACTTGGCGAACGTGGTGATGAAGTTTTCAACGGGCGCTTTTTGCTCGCGCGCTTTCTCCACCAACGCTATCATTTTGGAAGCCGTCGATTCGCCGTAGGGCTTGGTGACTTCCACGCGCAGTACGCAGCCGATATTGACCGCGCCCGACATGACTTGGTCGCCCACCGCGACCGTGCGCGGCACGCTCTCGCCGTTCAACGAGGACATATCAAGGTCGGACGCGCCGTCCACGACCACGCCGTCAAAGGGTACGCGCTCGCCCGGCTTGACCAGCACGATTTGCCCTACCGCCACCTCTTCGCAAGGCACTACGCGCTCTCCCTCGTCGTCCACGAGGTTGGCGGTGTCGGGATTGATGGCAAGAAGGGCCGCGATGGACTTACGCGAGCGTTTGACCGCCCGCTTCTCGAAGTATTCGCCGACTTGGAAAAACAGCATTACGGCCACGGCCTCGGGATATTCGCCTATGGCGAATGCGCCGATGGACGCGATGGTCATCAAAAAACTTTCGTCCAAAAACTGTGCGTGCAACAAGCGGCGGACGGCTTTGATAATGACGTCGTAGCCCACCAAGACGAACGCGGCCGCCGACAGGCATATCACGGTTATCTCGGCCCAACGCGCCTCTTGCGTGTATTCGAGCACGAGAATGGGCACCAAAATAGCCGCCGCAACGAGAATGCGGCAAAGATTCCAAGTCTCTTTTTTCATATTACATACCGAGAATGGTGCAGTCCGGCTCCACCTTTTTGCACGTCTTTTTGACGGCTTTGAAGATTTCCTTTTCGCGCGCTTCGTCGTACTCCAAGGTCATCTTCTGCGCGATAAAACTCACCGTAACTTCCTTTACGCCCTCGATTTTGCCGACGGCATCCTGCATTTTGGCGGCGCAGACCGCACAATCCAAATCTTCCAACTCAAATACTTTTCTCATAATTATTCATCTATTCATATTCTTTTGCATACACATTCGGCGTGTATAGCAATTTTCGCTACTTTGCGGCGGCGGTCGACCAATTCGGCGCGTTTCGTCGCCATCGTTCGACCTATTTTGCGTTCCTATTCCTCGAGGTGGGCTTTGGCCATATCGAACAGCATTTTGACGTGATCGTCGTCCAAACTGTAATACACCTCTTTGCCGACCTTCCAATACTTCACCAACTTGTTGGTGCGCAAAATGCGCAGTTGGTGGGACACCGCGGATACCGTCATATCCAGTAGTTCCGCTATGTCGTTGACGCACAACTCTTTGAGCCCCAAGGCCGAGATGATCTTGATGCGCGAACTGTCGCCGAACACTTTGAACAACTCGGCGATATCCAGCAACAGATCTTCGTCGGGCAAGGCTTTGCGCAACGCGTCCAGATCTTTGGCTTGCTCTGCTCTCTCTTCGCTCATATACCCCTCCACGTTTGAATGATTGTTCAATCGTATTATACGACAATATATGCGCGCTGTCAACAGATAATTGAATATTTGTTCAATCGTTTTGCAAAATGTGACAAAAAAATGCGCCCATAACGGGCGAAAATTTCATTACTATGGGTATTCAATTTGTCGATGAAAGGAAGGCTATCGCAAAAGACTGACGGATCGCCCTCGGCGCCGTCGTAAACGTAATCGTATCGGCCACCCTCGAATCGACCGTGGTTGCGTATGAGCATCTGCTCAACGGGCGGGGGCAACACGCCCCGCATTCGCGCTTTGAAGCGTGCTTTGATGGTGTCGAGGTCGGCACGAACGTAGACGCGCACCGCTCCATCGGGCAAAAGCCCCGCCTGCGCCTCGTCGCTCACGACGTAAATGACGTTGTCACCCGTGACCGCTTCTAATAACTTCTTGCGAAAAATTGCTTCGGCCTCCGTCGGCGATTTGGCGAGCCGTAGATAGTCCTTGCCCGACACGATCTCTGCGCCTATCCGCGCAGCCAACGCCTCGGCCAACGTGCTTTTTCCGCTGCAATTTTCTCCTATCAACCCGATGACCATGCTACTATACCTATGAACTCTAAAACTCTTTGACGAACAAATGGTCCGTGCCGCCGGCGTATATGTATATGAGCGCTATAATGATACGTAACCATAACTAAAAGCGCCAAAATGATACACGCTTTATTCTATGGAAATCTCTATTGCCACATTCTCATTTCCGAGCAGATCCTTCATCTGCGTTGCCGTTTTATCGATGATATGGCCGAGCCGTGTGTAAGACCACGAGTTGGAGCCGTAGAACACGACGATCTGATTGCCCGAATAGAGGACGATATCGCCCGCCTGAGTCTTAATCTGCGCGTCGTTTCTCGGCAGGCTTGTTCCGAGCGAACCGACCTGCTCGAAGCCGCCGTACATGGACAGATTGATTCTGATCGGCTGATCTTTGACGAGCTCCGCAAGTGCCGCGACCGATTCGTTTTCTTCCCAGTCGACGGTAACGGTCGCGCCGTCGATCTTCATTTTCAGCGTCTTCATAATCGGGTTTTCCTCTGTTTTTTCGGATTTGCTTTCCGTAGGGACGGCGGTCGTCTCGGACGCCGTTTGCTCATCGGCTTTTTGAGAAGGTACTTCCGTTTGAGAAGCCGTATCCGTTGCCGGGGCAGTGTTGCCGCCGCCGCAGGCGGAAAAGCAGAACAGCAACATACAAACGGCAAGCACGGCAATGATCTTACCTGATCTGTTTTCCGAATTCATACGCTTCCTCCAGTTCGGCAGTGCGGCCGTTTGCTTCGCCGGCATCGTTGATGCCACCGCAGAATAATGATCCTGCGAATTCTGCTTTTTCAAAGCAATCAATCCATCCTCGCAAACCGCTGATGGCTTTTTCGGGAACGTAAGTTTCATCTTCCGCGGCGACCGACAGCATATAGATACTGCGGAACTTGTAATCGGACGGATAAAGCGGATTCATACGGTCAAGTAGCGTCTTCATCTGACCGCTCATCTCATAATAATAGATCGGCGTGACGAACACCAGCGCGTCGGCGTTCCTGACCTTCTCGGCAATCTCCGCGGCGTCGTCCTTCAGCACACACTTCTGCGTCTTCTGACAGGCAAGACAGCCAATGCAGAATCTGATCTCTTTGCCTTTGAGGCTGATATTTTCGACTTCGTTTCCAGCTTCTTTTGCGCCGCGGATCAGTTCTTCAGCCAGTCTGTCGGAATTGCTCTTTGCCCGCAGACTTGTTGTAATTACAAGTACTTTGCTCATTTCAGATTCTCCTTCATAAACGCTTCGATCTTGTCAAATGGGATCGCGTCCTTGCCGCCGCCGTCATAAAGATCGGTATGGGAAGCACCCGGAATGATGAGCAGTTCCTTGTTTTCGGTGTACTTGCTGTCCTTCACCATGTCAGCATAGGCGTCCCTGCCAAAGTAGCAGGAATGCGCTGCATCGCCGTGCATCACCAAAACCGCAGAGCGAATCTCATTGGAGTACTGCAGGATCGGCTGATTGATAAAGCTCTCGCAGCCGATCACATTCCAGCCGCCGTTGGAGTTGAGGGAACGGGGATGATAGCCGCGACCTGTCTTGTAATAGTCGTAGTAATCCTTCACAAAATACGGCGCGTCCTCCGGAAGCGGATCGACGACACCCCCGCCGAGCTTGTATTCGCCGCTTTTCAGGTCTTCCAGACGCTGTGAGCACATAGCGGCTCTCTTCTGATAGCGGGCTTCCTCGCTGTCCTCAGAATCGAAGTACCCCTTCGCGTTGACACGTGTCATGTCATACATGGTCGAGGCGACCGTCGCCTTGATGCGGGTGTCCAGCGCCGCGGTATTCAGCGCCAGACCGCCCCAGCCGCAAATGCCGATGATACCGATCCGATTCGGATCGACCTTGTCGCACAGGGAGAGGAAATCCACCGCCGCCATGAAATCCTCAGTGTTGATATCCGGGGAAGCCATGTAGCGCACGTTCCCGCCGCTCTCACCGGTGAAGGAGGGGTCAAAGGCAAGCGTCAGAAAGCCGCGCTCCGCCATCGTCTGCGCATACAGCCCGGAGCACTGCTCCTTGACGGCTCCGAAGGGGCCGCAGACCGCGATGGCCGGGAGCTTTCCCTCTACGCCCTTCGGAACGTACAGATCCGCTGCCAGCGTGATGCCGTAGCGATTGATAAAAGTGACCTTGCTGTGATCCACCTTGTCGCTTTTGGGAAAGGTCTTGTCCCATTCTTTTGTCAATGTAAGTTCTGCCGGTTTCATCATGATTCAATCTTCCTTTCGGTGATTATTTTTGCTTGTCTGATCAGATAGTCGATCCGATCAATTTTCCTCTGGCACTCGTGCATATCCTCCACCATATTGCAGCGCCGCAGCTTCAGGAATCTGACAAGCTCTGCCTCCTGTCCTGATTGATATAACTGCATCGCCCGCTCTATGAGCTCTTGCCGTACACCGGTATCGGCAAGAAAGGATTTCATTGTTTCCGAATAATCTGACACAGTAATCCGCACTCCTTGGCTCCTTGTTCCTTGGTTCGTTTTTATTATAACGCATTGACTTTATGCTCGCTAATGGTTATAATGAATATCATGATATTCGTATTAGGAATATCATGAAGGAGGAATACCATGGAGATAAGAACACTTCGGTACTTTCTTGCCGTTGCGCGGGAGGAAAATATGACGAGGGCCGCCGAGCAGCTTCACGTGACGCAGCCGACACTGTCAAAGGCGCTGAAGTCTCTTGAGGACGAACTCGATAAAAAGCTGTTCACCCGGCACAGCTTCAGCATTCGTCTGACGGATGAAGGCGTCCTGCTCC
The Clostridia bacterium genome window above contains:
- the cadA gene encoding cadmium-translocating P-type ATPase; protein product: MKKETWNLCRILVAAAILVPILVLEYTQEARWAEITVICLSAAAFVLVGYDVIIKAVRRLLHAQFLDESFLMTIASIGAFAIGEYPEAVAVMLFFQVGEYFEKRAVKRSRKSIAALLAINPDTANLVDDEGERVVPCEEVAVGQIVLVKPGERVPFDGVVVDGASDLDMSSLNGESVPRTVAVGDQVMSGAVNIGCVLRVEVTKPYGESTASKMIALVEKAREQKAPVENFITTFAKFYTPIVVGIALIIGVVVPLCIHYNDWPTWAFWLKKAMVFLVVSCPCALVISVPLTYFGAIGLAGRMGILIKGGHVFAAVTKVDMLVMDKTGTVTEGRFAVSSVWPEDKRREVLSLAYLCERHSNHPIAKSICDAYATENASDAEAYAIEEIRGKGMVARNGEAVVLAGNASLMAAYDVDVAACPTSVGTVVYVAQNGALVGCISIKDTVKADSRQAIETVKEQQIETIMLSGDSASIVAEVAQEVGVDAYYAETLPEDKVNKVVEWQKEGKTVAFVGDGINDAPVIATAAVGVAMGGVGSDAAIESADVVLMYDSLTQIPKLRRISFKTKRIVVENIVFALGVKLGVMALSFTPVAQSAVMMWLAVGADVGVAVLAILNAMRAGGKK
- a CDS encoding heavy-metal-associated domain-containing protein, producing MRKVFELEDLDCAVCAAKMQDAVGKIEGVKEVTVSFIAQKMTLEYDEAREKEIFKAVKKTCKKVEPDCTILGM
- a CDS encoding helix-turn-helix transcriptional regulator, coding for MSEERAEQAKDLDALRKALPDEDLLLDIAELFKVFGDSSRIKIISALGLKELCVNDIAELLDMTVSAVSHQLRILRTNKLVKYWKVGKEVYYSLDDDHVKMLFDMAKAHLEE
- a CDS encoding flavodoxin family protein; amino-acid sequence: MSKVLVITTSLRAKSNSDRLAEELIRGAKEAGNEVENISLKGKEIRFCIGCLACQKTQKCVLKDDAAEIAEKVRNADALVFVTPIYYYEMSGQMKTLLDRMNPLYPSDYKFRSIYMLSVAAEDETYVPEKAISGLRGWIDCFEKAEFAGSLFCGGINDAGEANGRTAELEEAYEFGKQIR
- a CDS encoding alpha/beta hydrolase, producing the protein MKPAELTLTKEWDKTFPKSDKVDHSKVTFINRYGITLAADLYVPKGVEGKLPAIAVCGPFGAVKEQCSGLYAQTMAERGFLTLAFDPSFTGESGGNVRYMASPDINTEDFMAAVDFLSLCDKVDPNRIGIIGICGWGGLALNTAALDTRIKATVASTMYDMTRVNAKGYFDSEDSEEARYQKRAAMCSQRLEDLKSGEYKLGGGVVDPLPEDAPYFVKDYYDYYKTGRGYHPRSLNSNGGWNVIGCESFINQPILQYSNEIRSAVLVMHGDAAHSCYFGRDAYADMVKDSKYTENKELLIIPGASHTDLYDGGGKDAIPFDKIEAFMKENLK